In a genomic window of Lysobacterales bacterium:
- a CDS encoding 3-hydroxylacyl-ACP dehydratase yields the protein MRTPIALPMAELVPHAGRMRLLDAAIEGDEESLLARVEIRADSLFHEDGAVGAWVGIEYMAQAVAAWAGWRARLAGSAPKIGLLLGSRRFDSARARFRVGEVLLVEARREFQAENGLGHFECSIAIDSERVAEAALTVFEPADAASFLGARTHG from the coding sequence ATGCGCACGCCGATCGCGTTGCCGATGGCCGAGTTGGTGCCGCACGCCGGGCGCATGCGCCTGCTCGATGCGGCGATCGAGGGCGATGAGGAGAGTCTGCTGGCGCGCGTCGAGATCCGCGCCGACAGCCTGTTTCACGAGGACGGCGCGGTCGGCGCCTGGGTCGGCATCGAATACATGGCGCAGGCGGTCGCGGCCTGGGCTGGCTGGCGTGCGCGCCTGGCCGGTTCCGCGCCGAAGATCGGGTTGCTGCTCGGCAGTCGCCGCTTCGACAGTGCGCGCGCGCGCTTTCGCGTCGGCGAGGTGCTGCTGGTCGAGGCGCGACGCGAGTTCCAGGCGGAGAACGGCCTGGGTCATTTCGAGTGTTCGATCGCGATCGATAGCGAGCGTGTGGCCGAGGCGGCACTGACCGTGTTCGAGCCCGCGGACGCCGCGAGTTTCCTGGGGGCACGCACGCATGGCTGA
- the fabG gene encoding 3-oxoacyl-ACP reductase FabG, which produces MAEHTVLVTGSSRGIGRAIALRLARDGFDVVVHCRSRVEEAQAVADAIVALGRQARVLQFDVADRDASATALLADIEAHGCYYGVVCNAGIARDNAFPAMPGEDWDAVIHTNLDAFYNVLHPLTMPLVRRRKPARIVTLSSVSGLAGNRGQVNYSAAKAGIIGATKALAVELASRQITVNCVAPGLIETDMVSSELLEEALKIIPARRAGRPDEVAAAVAFLMGEDAAYITRQVISVNGGMFG; this is translated from the coding sequence ATGGCTGAACACACCGTCTTGGTCACCGGATCGAGCCGCGGCATCGGCCGCGCGATCGCGCTGCGCCTGGCGCGCGACGGTTTCGATGTGGTCGTGCATTGCCGCAGCCGAGTCGAGGAAGCGCAGGCGGTCGCGGACGCGATCGTGGCGCTCGGGCGCCAGGCGCGCGTGCTGCAGTTCGATGTCGCCGACCGCGACGCGAGTGCGACGGCGCTGCTCGCCGACATCGAGGCGCACGGTTGCTACTACGGCGTCGTCTGCAATGCCGGCATCGCCCGCGACAACGCCTTTCCGGCGATGCCGGGCGAGGACTGGGATGCGGTGATCCACACCAATCTCGACGCCTTCTACAACGTGCTGCATCCGCTGACGATGCCGCTCGTGCGCAGGCGCAAGCCGGCGCGCATCGTCACGCTGTCCTCGGTGTCGGGGCTTGCCGGCAATCGCGGCCAGGTCAACTACAGCGCGGCCAAGGCCGGCATCATCGGCGCGACCAAGGCGCTGGCGGTGGAGCTCGCCAGCCGCCAGATCACGGTCAACTGCGTCGCCCCGGGCCTGATCGAGACCGACATGGTGTCGAGCGAGCTGCTCGAAGAAGCGCTGAAGATCATCCCGGCGCGCCGCGCCGGGCGCCCCGACGAAGTGGCGGCGGCGGTGGCATTCCTGATGGGCGAAGACGCCGCGTACATCACGCGGCAGGTGATTTCGGTGAACGGAGGCATGTTCGGATGA
- a CDS encoding beta-ketoacyl-ACP synthase → MKRVVVTGIGALSPLGHDWPTVEARLRERRNAVQTMHDWAVYEGLNTRVGAPAAPFELPAHYNRKSTRSMGRVAVMATRASEIALADAGLLDDPLLKSGRVGIAYGSSSGTPENMGDFGRMITEKTTEGITATTYIRMMAHTAAVNIGVFFGITGRVVTTSSACTSGSQGIGYAYEMIQSGKQVAMLAGGAEELDATEAAVFDTLFATSVKHNAAPEFTPRPFDAERDGLVLGEGACTLVLEEYEHARARGAKIHAEVIGFGTNSDGCHVTHANPETMAVAMRLALADAKLAPEAIAYVNAHGTATEQGDIAESLATHAVFGERVAISSLKSYMGHTLGACGALEAWMSIEMMRSGWFAPTINLDTVDPRCGALDYVRGEGRCIDTDVVMSNNFAFGGLNTSLIFRRWPH, encoded by the coding sequence ATGAAGCGCGTGGTGGTTACCGGAATCGGGGCATTGAGCCCGCTCGGCCATGACTGGCCGACCGTCGAGGCGCGGCTGCGTGAGCGCCGCAATGCCGTACAGACGATGCACGACTGGGCCGTGTACGAAGGCCTGAACACGCGCGTCGGCGCACCGGCGGCGCCGTTCGAGCTGCCCGCGCACTACAACCGCAAGAGCACGCGCAGCATGGGTCGGGTGGCGGTGATGGCAACGCGCGCCAGCGAGATCGCGCTCGCCGATGCCGGCCTGCTCGACGATCCCCTGCTCAAGAGCGGACGCGTCGGCATCGCCTACGGTTCCTCGTCTGGCACGCCCGAGAACATGGGCGACTTTGGCCGCATGATCACCGAGAAGACCACCGAAGGCATCACCGCGACCACCTACATCCGCATGATGGCGCACACCGCCGCGGTCAACATCGGCGTGTTCTTCGGCATCACCGGGCGCGTGGTCACCACCTCCAGCGCCTGCACTTCGGGCAGCCAGGGCATCGGCTATGCCTACGAGATGATCCAGAGCGGCAAGCAGGTGGCAATGCTCGCCGGCGGTGCCGAAGAACTCGATGCCACCGAGGCGGCGGTGTTCGACACCCTGTTCGCGACCAGCGTCAAGCACAACGCCGCGCCCGAGTTCACGCCGCGCCCGTTCGATGCCGAACGCGATGGCCTGGTGCTCGGCGAAGGCGCCTGCACCCTGGTGCTGGAGGAGTACGAGCATGCTCGCGCGCGCGGCGCCAAGATCCACGCCGAGGTGATCGGATTCGGCACCAACAGCGACGGCTGTCACGTCACCCACGCCAATCCCGAAACCATGGCGGTGGCGATGCGGCTCGCGCTCGCCGACGCCAAGCTCGCGCCGGAGGCGATCGCCTACGTCAACGCCCACGGCACCGCGACCGAGCAGGGCGACATCGCCGAGTCGCTGGCCACGCACGCGGTGTTCGGCGAGCGCGTCGCGATCTCCTCGCTGAAGAGCTACATGGGCCACACGCTTGGCGCCTGCGGTGCGCTGGAAGCATGGATGAGCATCGAGATGATGCGCAGCGGCTGGTTCGCGCCGACCATCAACCTCGACACCGTCGATCCGCGCTGCGGCGCGCTCGACTACGTCCGCGGCGAGGGCCGCTGCATCGACACCGACGTGGTGATGAGCAACAACTTCGCCTTCGGCGGACTGAACACTTCGTTGATCTTCCGCCGCTGGCCACACTGA
- a CDS encoding excinuclease ATPase subunit: protein MKRLLSAALIVLAGLGTASARDSVVKVALADVLAMPEAQGKLDGSVKFFLAGAATPKVQQRLGSGVANKKTNGVGKDDQYGCKYVMLSALIAFQQSAKQRGANAVVDLASYYKKNEVRDAHTIECHAGNIMIGGALKGEYAKI from the coding sequence ATGAAACGTCTACTGTCCGCAGCACTGATCGTCCTCGCCGGGTTGGGCACCGCATCTGCCCGCGACAGCGTGGTCAAAGTAGCGCTTGCCGATGTGCTGGCGATGCCCGAGGCGCAGGGCAAGCTCGATGGTTCGGTCAAGTTCTTCCTCGCCGGCGCCGCCACGCCGAAGGTGCAGCAGCGGCTCGGCAGCGGCGTCGCCAACAAGAAGACCAACGGCGTCGGCAAGGACGACCAGTACGGCTGCAAGTACGTGATGCTGTCGGCGCTGATCGCGTTCCAGCAGTCGGCCAAGCAGCGCGGCGCCAACGCCGTCGTCGATCTCGCCAGCTACTACAAGAAGAACGAGGTCCGCGATGCCCACACCATCGAATGCCACGCCGGCAACATCATGATCGGCGGCGCGCTGAAGGGCGAGTACGCAAAGATCTGA
- a CDS encoding diguanylate cyclase, protein MMRRIGQWLWGTAAALTAAAAPAVPIRPIDVSDQAAPVFSSYGVEDGLSDEVWNALGVAPDDFVWAGSASQLARFDGYRWQLWPSPQTRSLVTDLESAGGSLWAAFQGQGLFRLDGDDWLPVAMGAHAPENFYVTHAGDGGSEVWLGQEGGLWQYRDGAWREDAGNAGAAIERPLGVVHTDTLFGGPRQWLSTSHGLWFRPLRGGRVDGVWQRPDDPALHGLLATDAFRASDHGVEELWVTTYGQGVVRIRADGVRWWRARSGELPSEAIYTGVATTGSAGERVAWLASRAGLLRIRDDQVTVFDRRHGLPSDAVRRLALQRGRDGEDLLWLATEGGIARAVLGRQSWQTVSHLGASENGIFGVLVEPDDRGGERLWVGSAKEGLDLFSDGRWRRFRQADGTLPAEGVRHIARVDGPDGRPWRLLSLIDGSLWRIHDDLHFERIEVPWNLADGDMATAFLARSDGSRHEIWIATLRSGVYRWRDGRFEQFLAQGMQLPWSVSGLAAQVDGDGRSWLWAASTQGLSRFDGRRFERLAGIAGLPEDGFRGVTVLRDGDRNVLWAGSNRFGVVRLDVTEPTTPVAVRKALPPPPDPFVYSVLRDRTGRTYLCTNNGVQMLTPDGSDGFHSRAFRRRDGLVHDECNTGSQTVDAHGRYWVGTLAGLSMYDPALDQPPAAGAAAPVLHLTALQADGVDLLHGPGATPRVPAGAGELRIDFVLLSGQRERESRYRSQLLGYDAAPGEWRAEPGRSFPRLPPGRYVFRVEARDWAGRASAPQVQAFDVAAYWWERDLVRLAAVFAALGALALGVHLYLRAARQRARDLEHQVAARTAELDAANLRLTELSHTDALTGIANRRRLVQVLQTLWPRALERQLPVGLIIIDIDHFKDYNDRFGHLTGDTALRAIAEALVSATRPHDLVARYGGEEFACVLPDADLDTVSAIAERMRALVEALPPRTLGNDTQTLTLSAGVLSRVPHADEGPDDLFRAADAALYRAKRAGRYCVRAA, encoded by the coding sequence ATGATGCGGCGGATCGGGCAGTGGTTGTGGGGTACCGCCGCGGCGTTGACCGCGGCGGCGGCCCCTGCAGTGCCGATCCGCCCGATCGATGTGAGTGACCAGGCGGCGCCGGTGTTCAGTTCCTACGGCGTCGAGGATGGTCTGTCGGATGAGGTGTGGAACGCGCTCGGGGTGGCGCCGGACGACTTCGTCTGGGCCGGATCGGCATCGCAGCTGGCGCGCTTCGATGGTTATCGCTGGCAGTTGTGGCCGTCGCCGCAGACCAGGAGCCTGGTGACCGATCTGGAATCTGCGGGCGGTTCGCTGTGGGCGGCGTTCCAGGGACAGGGGCTGTTTCGTCTGGATGGAGACGACTGGTTGCCGGTGGCGATGGGCGCGCATGCGCCGGAAAACTTCTACGTCACCCACGCCGGCGATGGCGGCAGCGAGGTCTGGCTCGGGCAGGAAGGCGGGCTGTGGCAATACCGCGACGGCGCTTGGCGCGAGGACGCCGGCAATGCCGGCGCCGCGATCGAGAGACCGCTTGGCGTGGTGCACACCGATACCTTGTTCGGCGGGCCGCGGCAGTGGCTGTCGACCAGCCATGGCCTGTGGTTCCGGCCCTTGCGCGGCGGCCGCGTCGACGGGGTTTGGCAACGTCCGGACGACCCCGCACTGCATGGGCTGCTGGCCACCGACGCCTTTCGCGCCAGCGACCATGGCGTCGAGGAATTGTGGGTGACCACCTACGGTCAGGGCGTGGTGCGCATTCGCGCGGACGGCGTGCGCTGGTGGCGCGCGCGCAGCGGCGAACTGCCGAGCGAAGCCATCTACACCGGCGTAGCAACGACCGGCAGCGCTGGCGAGCGCGTTGCGTGGCTGGCCAGTCGCGCCGGCTTGCTGCGCATCCGCGACGATCAGGTGACCGTGTTCGACCGCCGCCATGGGCTGCCCTCCGACGCCGTGCGCCGCTTGGCGCTGCAGCGCGGGCGTGACGGCGAAGACCTGCTCTGGCTGGCCACCGAAGGCGGCATCGCGCGCGCCGTGCTCGGGCGCCAGTCGTGGCAGACCGTCAGCCATCTCGGTGCCAGCGAGAACGGCATCTTCGGCGTGCTGGTGGAGCCGGATGATCGCGGTGGCGAGCGGCTGTGGGTGGGCTCGGCCAAGGAAGGGCTCGACCTGTTCAGCGACGGACGCTGGCGCCGGTTCCGCCAGGCCGACGGCACGCTGCCGGCGGAGGGTGTCCGCCATATCGCGCGCGTCGATGGCCCCGACGGGCGACCGTGGCGGCTGCTCAGCCTGATCGATGGCAGCCTCTGGCGCATCCACGACGACCTGCACTTCGAGCGCATCGAAGTGCCATGGAACCTGGCCGATGGCGACATGGCCACGGCCTTCCTCGCGCGCAGCGACGGGTCGCGCCACGAGATCTGGATCGCGACGCTGCGCTCGGGCGTCTATCGCTGGCGCGATGGCCGCTTCGAGCAGTTCCTCGCGCAAGGCATGCAACTGCCGTGGAGTGTCTCGGGCCTGGCCGCGCAGGTCGATGGTGACGGGCGCAGTTGGCTGTGGGCGGCCAGCACGCAGGGTCTGTCGCGCTTCGACGGCCGCCGTTTCGAGCGTCTGGCTGGCATCGCGGGCTTGCCCGAGGATGGCTTCCGCGGCGTCACCGTGTTGCGCGATGGCGACCGCAACGTGCTCTGGGCCGGCAGCAATCGCTTTGGCGTGGTGCGGCTCGACGTGACCGAGCCGACGACGCCGGTGGCGGTGCGCAAGGCCTTGCCGCCGCCGCCGGATCCGTTCGTCTACAGCGTGCTGCGCGACCGCACCGGCCGCACCTACCTCTGCACCAACAACGGCGTGCAAATGCTGACGCCCGACGGCAGCGATGGCTTTCATTCGCGCGCGTTCCGCCGCCGCGATGGCCTGGTGCACGACGAGTGCAACACCGGCTCGCAGACGGTCGACGCGCACGGCCGCTACTGGGTTGGCACCCTCGCCGGCCTGAGCATGTACGACCCGGCGCTCGACCAGCCCCCGGCCGCAGGCGCGGCGGCGCCGGTGCTGCATCTCACCGCGTTGCAGGCCGATGGCGTGGATCTGCTGCACGGACCGGGCGCGACGCCGCGGGTGCCGGCCGGCGCCGGCGAATTGCGCATCGACTTCGTGCTGCTGAGTGGCCAGCGCGAGCGCGAGTCGCGCTATCGCAGCCAGCTGCTCGGCTACGACGCCGCACCGGGCGAGTGGCGCGCCGAACCCGGCCGCAGCTTCCCGCGGCTGCCGCCTGGGCGCTATGTGTTCCGCGTCGAAGCGCGAGACTGGGCCGGACGCGCGAGCGCGCCGCAGGTGCAGGCTTTCGACGTCGCCGCGTACTGGTGGGAGCGCGACCTGGTGCGCCTGGCCGCCGTGTTCGCGGCACTGGGCGCGCTTGCGCTCGGCGTGCACCTGTACCTGCGTGCCGCGCGGCAGCGGGCGCGTGATCTGGAGCACCAGGTCGCGGCGCGCACCGCCGAACTCGATGCGGCCAACCTGCGCCTGACCGAGCTGTCGCACACCGATGCGCTGACCGGCATCGCCAACCGCCGGCGCCTGGTGCAGGTGTTGCAGACGCTGTGGCCGCGCGCGCTCGAACGGCAGTTGCCGGTCGGCCTGATCATCATCGACATCGACCACTTCAAGGACTACAACGACCGCTTCGGCCATCTCACCGGCGACACCGCCCTGCGCGCGATCGCCGAGGCGCTGGTCAGCGCCACCCGCCCGCACGACCTGGTGGCGCGCTACGGCGGCGAGGAGTTCGCCTGCGTGCTGCCCGATGCCGACCTCGACACCGTGAGCGCCATTGCCGAGCGCATGCGCGCTCTGGTCGAGGCGCTGCCGCCGCGCACGCTCGGCAACGACACGCAGACCCTGACCCTGAGCGCCGGCGTACTGAGCCGCGTGCCGCACGCCGACGAAGGCCCCGACGACCTGTTCCGCGCCGCCGACGCCGCCCTCTACCGCGCCAAGCGCGCCGGGCGCTATTGCGTGCGTGCGGCGTGA
- a CDS encoding cation transporter, with amino-acid sequence MHSHHHGPHGHAHAHPSHDHGTDDPHDRHAVSQTGAGSRYVIGVVLNIVLVVVQAVVGFTIGSMALLGDAGHNAGDVLGLMLALWAMRLARRKPDARHTYGYARSTIFAANTNAALLLITCGALAVESVRRFTEPAPVPGFWVMVAAAAGLIVNSVSALVFWRGGHADANLRAAFLHLAADAAVSLGVLVVGVVLMFKPWYWLDPLAGILVSVAIFISAIGLLRESLDLALDAVPKGLDIATIESAIRQVAGVRHVHDLHVWPLSTTVTALTAHIEHNGKRDGDALLRDAEAVIQQRFGISHTTIQLENVGCDRHCG; translated from the coding sequence ATGCATAGCCATCACCACGGCCCGCACGGGCATGCGCACGCCCATCCGTCGCACGATCACGGCACGGACGATCCGCACGATCGTCATGCCGTCTCGCAGACCGGGGCCGGTAGCCGCTATGTGATCGGCGTGGTGCTGAATATCGTGCTGGTCGTGGTCCAGGCCGTAGTCGGCTTCACCATCGGTTCGATGGCCTTGCTCGGCGATGCCGGGCACAACGCCGGCGACGTGCTCGGGCTGATGCTGGCGCTGTGGGCGATGCGACTGGCGCGGCGCAAGCCCGACGCGCGCCACACCTACGGCTACGCGCGCTCGACGATCTTCGCGGCGAATACCAACGCCGCACTACTGCTGATCACCTGCGGCGCGCTCGCAGTGGAGAGCGTGCGCCGTTTCACCGAGCCGGCGCCGGTACCGGGCTTCTGGGTGATGGTCGCGGCCGCCGCCGGCCTGATCGTGAACTCGGTGTCGGCACTGGTGTTCTGGCGCGGCGGCCACGCCGACGCCAACCTGCGCGCAGCCTTCCTGCACCTGGCCGCCGATGCCGCGGTCTCGCTCGGCGTGCTCGTCGTCGGCGTGGTGCTGATGTTCAAGCCCTGGTACTGGCTCGACCCGCTCGCCGGCATCCTGGTGTCGGTGGCGATTTTCATCAGCGCCATCGGCCTGCTGCGCGAATCGCTCGACCTTGCCCTGGACGCGGTGCCCAAGGGCCTCGACATCGCCACCATCGAGTCCGCGATCCGTCAGGTCGCCGGCGTGCGCCACGTCCACGACCTGCACGTGTGGCCGCTCTCGACCACCGTCACCGCGCTCACCGCGCACATCGAGCACAACGGCAAACGCGATGGCGATGCCCTGCTGCGCGATGCCGAGGCGGTGATCCAGCAGCGCTTCGGCATTAGCCACACCACGATCCAACTCGAGAATGTCGGCTGCGATCGGCACTGCGGCTGA
- a CDS encoding acyltransferase, producing the protein MTRTPDDISALTGLRGFATLWVATYHFWELAGLPAVRLGPIDPSPLLQNGYFSVDIFFVLSAFLVARPFLRAAQGRVPMPSYGGYLWRRVRRVVPAYWANLSILSVLIWFGTGKSPLDAIGVLSHLGFLFWYTLPPGSMPFNPVWWTLPIEWWAYFLLPPLALALRRVPAWLWLAVIMGFVMWTRISFVEHFFAGDQSFWWQAQDYRNLRARFDQFAIGLLAAWYFERGITPNQARIAGWIGLALFVATFVYVGWFVPRWLHDAIRPWLYLHYTVLATAVALIVLAIASGWRPLARCFEGRVLMLAGTMSYSLYLWHYPVFAWVMQHGSVFQTWPLLLRAAFALLLTALATWIAYRLFERPFLSMRARGDKAAAEAGQSPHA; encoded by the coding sequence ATGACCCGAACCCCGGACGACATCAGCGCACTGACCGGCCTGCGCGGCTTCGCCACGCTGTGGGTGGCCACCTACCATTTCTGGGAGTTGGCCGGGCTTCCGGCAGTGCGGCTGGGGCCAATCGACCCCTCGCCGCTGCTTCAGAACGGCTATTTCAGCGTCGACATCTTTTTCGTGCTCTCGGCCTTTCTGGTCGCGCGGCCGTTCCTGCGCGCGGCGCAGGGTCGGGTGCCGATGCCGTCCTATGGCGGCTACCTGTGGCGGCGGGTGCGGCGCGTGGTGCCGGCCTACTGGGCCAACCTGTCCATCCTCTCGGTGCTGATCTGGTTCGGCACTGGCAAGTCGCCGTTGGATGCCATCGGCGTGCTCTCGCATCTAGGCTTTCTGTTCTGGTACACGCTGCCGCCGGGCAGCATGCCGTTCAATCCGGTGTGGTGGACGCTGCCGATCGAGTGGTGGGCCTACTTCCTGCTGCCACCCCTCGCCCTGGCCCTGCGTCGCGTACCGGCGTGGCTGTGGCTGGCGGTGATCATGGGCTTTGTGATGTGGACACGCATCAGCTTCGTCGAGCACTTCTTTGCGGGCGATCAGTCGTTCTGGTGGCAGGCACAGGACTACCGCAATCTGCGCGCCCGCTTCGACCAGTTCGCGATCGGCCTGCTCGCTGCCTGGTACTTCGAGCGTGGCATCACGCCGAACCAGGCCCGCATTGCCGGATGGATCGGGCTGGCGCTGTTTGTGGCGACTTTCGTGTACGTCGGCTGGTTCGTGCCGCGCTGGCTGCACGACGCGATCCGGCCGTGGCTCTACCTGCACTACACCGTGCTAGCCACCGCGGTGGCGCTGATCGTGCTTGCCATCGCATCCGGCTGGCGTCCGCTGGCGCGCTGTTTCGAGGGTCGTGTGCTGATGCTCGCCGGTACCATGAGCTACTCGCTGTATCTATGGCACTACCCGGTATTCGCCTGGGTAATGCAACACGGCAGCGTCTTCCAGACCTGGCCGCTGCTGCTGCGGGCCGCGTTCGCGCTGTTGCTGACCGCGCTGGCGACATGGATCGCCTATCGCCTGTTCGAGCGCCCGTTCCTGTCGATGCGTGCTCGCGGTGACAAAGCTGCTGCCGAGGCGGGACAATCGCCGCATGCATAG